A region of Dioscorea cayenensis subsp. rotundata cultivar TDr96_F1 chromosome 5, TDr96_F1_v2_PseudoChromosome.rev07_lg8_w22 25.fasta, whole genome shotgun sequence DNA encodes the following proteins:
- the LOC120260658 gene encoding galactan beta-1,4-galactosyltransferase GALS1 codes for MRKDGGGGGGATAAAAAAAAAASGTSAMVLPCLDMKPFVATLVVITLVMAIWQLQPYESLLSTTRPSASCPTIPIPSTIANTSNTNLITPLPMQKISSSSLASKDNTTISTTKRSITPRQEPPQDPNKRVFRPYGSAAALFVQMGAYRGGPATFAIVGLASKPIHVFGKPWFKCEWVPNDPSRPNVRAKAYKMLPDWGYGRVYTVVVVNCTFPSNPNLDNSGGKLLLYAYYSPSPRRFEKLVALEEAPGSYDESRFRPPFQYDYLYCGSSLYGSLSSSRIREWMAYHAYFFGPRSHFVFHDAGGVGPEVRAVLEPWIRAGRATLQDIRAQADYDGYYYNQFLIVNDCLHRYRHAANWTFYFDVDEYIYIPGNKTLESVLHELSPFTQFTIEQNPMSSKLCVFDPRKKYSTEWGFEKLVFRNSITGIRRDRKYAIQAKNAYATGVHMSENVIGPTTHKTESMIRYYHYHDSINVLGEPCREFVPMPRKGNVTWFEKIPYVYDDNMKRMADTIKQFEEQTIRAFRV; via the exons GGTGATGGCCATTTGGCAGCTCCAACCCTACGAGTCCCTCCTCTCCACAACTCGTCCTTCGGCCTCGTGTCCCACCATCCCCATCCCCAGCACCATCGCCAACACTTCCAACACCAATCTCATCACACCGCTCCCCATGCAAAAGATCTCATCTTCCTCCCTTGCCTCCAAGGACAACACCACCATCAGCACCACCAAGCGCTCCATCACTCCACGCCAAGAACCCCCTCAAGACCCCAACAAGCGGGTCTTCCGCCCTTACGGCAGCGCTGCAGCACTCTTCGTCCAGATGGGCGCCTACCGCGGGGGACCGGCCACCTTCGCCATCGTGGGGCTGGCGTCCAAGCCCATCCACGTCTTCGGTAAGCCATGGTTCAAGTGTGAGTGGGTACCCAACGACCCGTCCCGCCCCAATGTGCGGGCCAAGGCCTACAAGATGCTTCCTGATTGGGGCTACGGCCGCGTCTACACCGTCGTCGTCGTTAACTGCACTTTCCCCTCCAATCCGAACCTCGACAACTCCGGTGGCAAACTCCTCCTCTACGCTTACTACTCACCCTCCCCCCGCCGCTTCGAAAAGTTGGTGGCTTTGGAGGAAGCCCCCGGCTCCTACGACGAGTCCCGCTTTCGCCCTCCATTCCAGTACGATTACCTCTATTGCGGCTCTTCTCTGTATGGCAGTCTCAGCTCTAGCCGCATCAGGGAGTGGATGGCCTACCACGCCTACTTCTTCGGCCCCAGATCCCATTTCGTCTTCCACGACGCCGGCGGCGTTGGCCCGGAGGTGCGTGCTGTGCTGGAGCCCTGGATCAGGGCCGGCCGGGCCACACTTCAGGATATCCGAGCGCAGGCCGACTATGACGGCTACTACTACAACCAGTTCTTGATAGTGAATGACTGCCTGCACCGGTACCGGCATGCTGCCAATTGGACCTTCTACTTTGATGTTGATGAGTACATCTACATCCCCGGCAACAAGACCCTCGAATCTGTGCTCCATGAGCTCTCACCCTTCACCCAGTTTACCATTGAACAGAATCCCATGTCCAGTAAGCTCTGTGTGTTTGATCCCCGCAAGAAATACTCCAC GGAATGGGGATTTGAGAAGCTTGTCTTTCGAAATTCAATTACTGGAATACGAAGGGATCGAAAGTATGCAATCCAGGCGAAGAATGCTTATGCAACTGGAGTGCATATGTCAGAAAATGTTATTGGACCTACCACGCACAAGACAGAGTCCATGATTCGTTACTATCACTACCATGACTCCATCAATGTCCTGGGTGAGCCATGCCGGGAATTTGTTCCCATGCCAAGAAAAGGCAATGTTACATGGTTTGAGAAAATCCCCTATGTATATGATGACAACATGAAGCGCATGGCTGATACAATCAAGCAGTTTGAGGAACAAACAATCAGAGCTTTCCGAGTATAG